In Triticum aestivum cultivar Chinese Spring chromosome 5B, IWGSC CS RefSeq v2.1, whole genome shotgun sequence, the following proteins share a genomic window:
- the LOC123112759 gene encoding ATPase GET3A, translating to MSTTAVVPAGDVPDPTVRNLLEQDTLKWVFVGGKGGVGKTTCSSIVSILLASVRQSVLVISTDPAHNLSDAFQQRFTKFPTLVKGFSNLYAMEIDPKVENDDFGNEGIEGFISELTNAIPGVDEAMSFAEMLKLVQTMDYSVVVFDTAPTGHTLRLLQFPATLEKGLEKMMDLKNRFGGMINQASRLFGLGDDLNEDMMLGRIEGMKDVIEQVNRQFKDPDLTTFVCVCIPEFLSLYETERLVQELAKFEIDAHNIIINQVIFDEEAVESKLLRARVKMQQKYVDQFHMLYDDFNITKLPLLPEEVCGVQALQNFSKHFLAPYRASLKRGSVEELEERVATLKSALQEAESELDRVRKGKQAA from the exons ATGTCGACCACGGCGGTGGTGCCGGCCGGCGACGTGCCGGACCCGACGGTGCGGAACCTCCTGGAGCAGGACACCCTCAAGTGGGTCTTCGTCGGCGGCAAGGGCGGCGTCGGCAAGACCACCTGCAGCTCCATCGTCTCCATCCTCCTCGCCTCCGTCCGCCAGTCCGTGCTCGTCATCTCCACCGACCCCGCCCACAACCTCAGCGACGCCTTCCAGCAGCGCTTCACCAAGTTCCCCACCCTCGTCAAGGGCTTCTCCAACCTCTACGCCATG GAAATTGATCCCAAGGTAGAAAATGATGATTTCGGCAATGAAGGAATAGaaggatttatttcagaattgacTAATGCAATTCCAGGAGTCGATGAAGCTATGAGTTTTGCTGAAATGCTGAA ATTAGTTCAAACAATGGATTACTCTGTTGTAGTTTTTGATACTGCTCCTACAGGGCATACTTTACGGTTGCTGCAGTTTCCAGCAACACTGGAGAAGGGTCTAGAGAAAATGATGGACTTAAAGAATAGATTCGGTGGTATGATTAATCAG GCCAGTCGACTTTTTGGTCTCGGTGATGATTTGAACGAGGATATGATGCTTGGGAGAATTGAAGGCATGAAGGACGTGATCGAGCAAGTGAACAGGCAATTTAAAGATCCA GACTTGACAACCTTTGTTTGTGTTTGTATTCCTGAATTCCTTTCATTGTATGAAACGGAGAGATTGGTGCAAGAGTTAGCGAAATTCGAGATCGATGCACACAATATCATAATCAATCAAGTTATTTTTGACGAGGAAG CTGTTGAGTCGAAACTGCTAAGAGCGCGGGTAAAAATGCAACAGAAGTACGTCGATCAGTTCCATATGTTATATGACGACTTCAACATCACCAAGTTGCCCTTGCTCCCGGAGGAG GTATGTGGTGTGCAAGCTCTGCAGAACTTCTCCAAGCACTTCCTGGCACCGTACAGAGCGTCGCTGAAAAGGGGCAGCGTGGAGGAGCTAGAAGAGAGAGTAGCCACACTGAAATCAGCGCTGCAAGAAGCCGAGTCGGAGCTAGATAGAGTTAGGAAAGGGAAGCAGGCAGCATGA